A part of Sinorhizobium chiapasense genomic DNA contains:
- a CDS encoding alpha/beta hydrolase → MTTILYSTPDNPIPGKYATGFFDGVANRKIRYAVFKTEASVARGTVVLLQGRNETIEKYFETIAELTAAGFWVATFDWRGQGGSERLLRQPGRGHVARFTDYERDLMIFLEKIVLPDTRLPFSIVAHSMGALVALSLAPMLASRIDRMVLLAPFVGLSGQAIDQRGIFAIATIMDRLGFGTLPLNGDKGNRPFTDNVLTADARRYARNQALPDACPQLRLGPPTARWLRETFRAIRRVLRREHLTQVTVPTIILAPTADRLVPHLAVEFLARNFRAGHMIPIDGARHELFHEADRYRAQAMAAIFAFLPGSENADEAPQQFEDSLVLTA, encoded by the coding sequence ATGACCACGATCCTCTATTCGACGCCAGACAATCCGATACCGGGTAAGTACGCGACAGGTTTTTTCGATGGGGTCGCCAACCGCAAGATCCGTTACGCGGTCTTCAAGACGGAAGCCTCGGTAGCCCGCGGTACCGTCGTGCTGCTGCAGGGGCGCAACGAGACGATCGAGAAATATTTCGAAACGATCGCCGAACTTACCGCTGCCGGTTTTTGGGTCGCCACCTTCGATTGGCGCGGCCAGGGCGGCTCCGAGCGGTTGCTGCGCCAACCCGGTCGCGGCCATGTCGCTCGTTTCACCGACTACGAGCGCGATCTCATGATCTTCCTCGAGAAGATCGTGCTGCCCGACACGCGCCTGCCCTTCTCCATCGTCGCCCATTCAATGGGCGCGCTGGTGGCGCTGTCGCTGGCGCCGATGCTCGCAAGCCGGATCGACCGCATGGTGCTGCTCGCGCCCTTTGTCGGCCTCAGCGGCCAGGCCATCGACCAGCGAGGCATTTTTGCGATCGCGACGATAATGGACCGGCTCGGCTTTGGAACGCTGCCGCTAAATGGCGACAAGGGCAACCGCCCCTTCACGGACAACGTCCTGACGGCCGATGCGCGCCGCTATGCGCGCAACCAGGCGCTGCCTGATGCCTGCCCGCAATTGCGGCTCGGACCACCGACCGCCCGATGGCTGCGCGAGACTTTCCGGGCAATCCGGCGCGTCCTGCGCCGCGAGCACCTGACGCAGGTCACTGTGCCGACCATCATCCTGGCGCCGACAGCCGACCGCCTCGTGCCGCATCTCGCTGTCGAATTCCTGGCACGCAACTTCCGCGCCGGGCACATGATCCCGATAGACGGCGCGCGTCACGAACTCTTTCATGAAGCCGACCGTTATCGCGCCCAGGCGATGGCGGCGATTTTCGCGTTCCTGCCCGGCTCCGAGAACGCCGACGAGGCGCCCCAGCAATTCGAGGACAGCTTAGTCCTTACTGCATGA
- the hisN gene encoding histidinol-phosphatase has translation MLPDRTFFDRLADAAKAETIPRFRTGTSVVNKLEGGFDPVTEADRSAEAAIRALIEGAFPQHGILGEEHGNVGLDREHVWVIDPIDGTRAFISGLPVWGTLIGLYRNGKAVMGLMDQPFTGERYFADGEKATYRGPGGEKVLSTRACDALSDAVLFTTSPHLYTGDLKERFEALQAKVRLFRYGCDCYAFALLASGHVDLVIECGLKPYDVGGLIPLIEQAGGIVTNWQGGAAEMGGEIIAAGSREIHTQALEILQRRASDGTR, from the coding sequence ATGTTGCCGGACCGTACCTTTTTCGATCGCCTCGCCGATGCTGCCAAAGCGGAGACGATACCGCGTTTCCGGACCGGCACCAGCGTCGTCAACAAGCTGGAAGGCGGGTTCGACCCCGTCACGGAGGCGGACAGGTCGGCTGAGGCGGCGATCCGCGCGTTGATCGAAGGCGCGTTTCCGCAGCACGGCATTTTGGGCGAGGAGCACGGCAATGTCGGTCTCGACCGCGAACATGTCTGGGTCATCGATCCGATCGACGGGACGCGTGCGTTCATTTCCGGTCTTCCCGTATGGGGAACGCTGATCGGTCTTTATCGCAACGGCAAGGCCGTGATGGGGCTGATGGACCAGCCTTTTACCGGCGAGCGCTATTTTGCCGACGGCGAGAAGGCAACCTATCGCGGTCCCGGTGGAGAGAAGGTGCTTTCGACGCGTGCTTGCGATGCGCTCTCGGACGCGGTGCTGTTCACCACCTCGCCGCATCTCTATACCGGCGACCTAAAGGAGCGGTTCGAGGCGTTGCAGGCCAAGGTGCGGCTCTTCCGCTACGGTTGCGACTGTTACGCCTTCGCGCTTCTCGCATCCGGCCACGTCGACCTCGTCATCGAGTGCGGATTGAAGCCCTACGACGTCGGCGGCCTTATCCCGTTGATTGAACAGGCTGGCGGCATTGTCACCAATTGGCAGGGCGGGGCGGCGGAAATGGGCGGCGAGATCATTGCCGCCGGCAGTCGCGAGATCCACACGCAGGCGCTGGAAATACTACAGCGCCGCGCGTCCGACGGGACGCGCTGA
- a CDS encoding Hsp20 family protein: MRHFDFSPLYRSTVGFDRLFTMLDSLGQPDQSQTYPPYNIERTGENAYRITMAVAGFDESELSVEAREHTLTIKGEKSEDKGEESQFLHRGIAKRAFERRFQLADHVEIKSASLKNGLLHIDLVREIPEAAKPRRIEITSVASQPKQIEAQTL, from the coding sequence ATGCGTCACTTTGATTTCTCCCCCCTCTATCGTTCCACCGTCGGCTTCGATCGCCTGTTCACCATGCTTGACAGCCTGGGTCAGCCCGATCAGTCGCAGACCTACCCGCCCTACAACATCGAACGCACGGGCGAAAATGCCTATCGCATCACCATGGCCGTCGCCGGCTTCGACGAGAGCGAGCTTTCGGTCGAAGCGCGTGAGCACACGCTGACGATCAAGGGTGAAAAGAGCGAAGACAAGGGCGAGGAGAGCCAGTTTCTCCATCGCGGCATTGCCAAGCGCGCATTCGAGCGCCGCTTCCAGCTTGCCGACCATGTCGAGATCAAGTCCGCTTCGCTGAAGAATGGCCTGCTCCATATCGATCTCGTTCGCGAGATTCCGGAGGCAGCCAAGCCGCGTCGCATCGAGATCACCTCGGTTGCCTCGCAGCCGAAGCAGATCGAGGCCCAGACCCTCTAA